In Silene latifolia isolate original U9 population chromosome 3, ASM4854445v1, whole genome shotgun sequence, a single window of DNA contains:
- the LOC141647869 gene encoding vicilin Cor a 11.0101-like: MYTFHGLTAVVGHLRLTINGLKLKTSIWRKTSGDRLQRIFSQQREGIIIRASEEQIRALTHDEGSTKWPFGSKSKRDFSPINLLRQHLKEANEFGRLFEIDTSGHRVLQDFQIAISFANLTQVKDFRIDKRRA, translated from the exons ATGTATACTTTTCACGGACTTACTGCAGTTGTTGGTCATTTGAGGCTGACCATCAATGGATTGAAATTAAAGACAAGTATTTGGAGAAAG ACATCAGGTGACAGACTCCAGAGGATTTTCTCCCAACAAAGGGAGGGAATAATAATCAGGGCATCTGAAGAGCAAATCAGAGCTCTGACCCATGATGAAGGCAGCACTAAATGGCCTTTCGGAAGCAAGAGCAAAAGGGACTTTAGTCCGATAAACCTCTTAAGGCAACATCTTAAAGAGGCCAATGAATTTGGAAGGCTGTTTGAAATCGATACCAGTGGTCACAGAGTGCTCCAAGACTTTCAAATAGCCATATCTTTCGCCAACCTCACTCAG GTTAAAGACTTTCGTATAGACAAGAGGCGTGCATAG